A single Osmerus mordax isolate fOsmMor3 chromosome 9, fOsmMor3.pri, whole genome shotgun sequence DNA region contains:
- the iah1 gene encoding isoamyl acetate-hydrolyzing esterase 1 homolog: MSTLKNILWPQVILFGDSITQYSFSSSGWGSDIANKLARKCDVVNRGLSGYNSRWGKIILPRIISGDRGPHNKIAAVTIFFGANDCALADKNPKQHVPLQEYSDNLKEIARHLVSVGVTADKVIFITPPPLNEAAWQKECELAGSPLNRLNSVAGQYAQACVQAAGQCGADILDLWTLMQKDGQDFTEFLSDGLHLSLKGNQFVAEQLWKVLERRVVDLPFILPYWGDVDPEHPEASLLCDR; encoded by the exons ATGTCCACACTGAAAAACATACTTTGGCCTCAAGTCATATTATTTGGCGACTCAATCACTCAG TACTCCTTCTCATCAAGCGGTTGGGGATCAGATATAGCCAATAAACTAGCCAG AAAATGCGACGTGGTGAACAGAGGGTTGTCTGGCTACAACTCAAGGTGGGGCAAAATAATCCTTCCTCGCATCATCTCTGGCGACAGAGGTCCACACAACAAAATAGCAGCAGTAACAATCTTCTTTGGAGCTAACGACTGTGCCCTGGCAG ATAAGAACCCAAAGCAGCATGTCCCATTACAGGAGTACTCGGACAACCTTAAGGAGATAGCTAGGCACCTAGTGTCAGTGGGCGTAACTGCTGACAAGGTCATCTTCATCACTCCACCTCCTCTAAACGAGGCAGCCTGGCAGAAAGAGTGTGAACTAGCAGGTTCTCCCCTGAATCGTCTAAACTCAGTGGCAGGTCAGTATGCCCAGGCGTGTGTGCAGGCAGCTGGCCAGTGTGGGGCCGACATACTGGACCTCTGGACTCTCATGCAGAAAGATGGACAG GACTTCACAGAGTTCCTCTCAGACGGGCTCCACCTTtcgctgaaggggaaccagttTGTGGCGGAGCAGCTCTGGAAGGTCCTGGAGAGACGGGTGGTGGATCTTCCCTTCATTCTGCCCTACTGGGGAGACGTCGACCCCGAACACCCTGAGGCCAGCTTGCTCTGTGACCGCTGA
- the tdh2 gene encoding L-threonine dehydrogenase 2 isoform X1, giving the protein MLSGVRHFLPSALSDSLCRDCLSRTRCLPSRSFSWTPRQMSRWNSQDYSEPLEDNPRVLITGGLGQLGVGLAQMLRKQYGRDNVILSDIKKPPSEVFSSGKPEEVIQVSISSIKITYLLCFMLSSLRATSHLSHPTHTGPFVYADVLDYKSLRELIVNNRITWMVHYSALLSAVGEANVALARKINITGLHNVLDLALENCLRLFVPSTIGAFGPSSPRDPAPDLCVQRPRTIYGVSKVHGELMGEYLHHKYGLDFRCLRYPGVISATTQPGGGTTDYAVQIFHDAVSTGHHECYLRPDTRLPMMHIADCHRATVEFMQAPKCQLSLRTYNIDAMSFTPEEVAQEIRKHLPHLKVTYNPDSVRQTIADSWPVRFDDSNARRDWGWKPDYVLEELVIDMIKSIRNKRADEGLPVS; this is encoded by the exons ATGCTATCGGGTGTGCGGCACTTTTTGCCTTCGGCACTGTCCGATTCGTTGTGCCGCGACTGTCTCAGCCGCACGCGTTGCTTGCCGTCCCGAAGCTTTAGTTGGACGCCGAGACAAATGAGCAGATGGAACAGTCAGGACTACAGCGAGCCTCTGGAGGACAACCCGAGGGTCCTCATTACAG GTGGTCTTGGACAATTAGGTGTGGGGCTTGCCCAAATGTTGAG GAAACAATATGGAAGAGATAACGTTATCCTCTCAGATATCAAGAAGCCTCCATCAGAGGTGTTCAGTAGTGGTAAGCCAGAGGAAGTCATCCAAGTCTCCATTTCCTCAATCAAAATCACCTACTTGTTGTGCTTCATGTTATCTTCATTGCGTGCTACATCCCATCTATCTCATCCCACCCACACAGGTCCATTTGTGTATGCCGATGTGCTGGACTACAAGAGCCTACGGGAGCTGATTGTCAACAATCGCATCACCTGGATGGTGCATTACAGCGCCCTTCTGAGTGCCGTCGGCGAGGCCAACGTCGCCTTGGCACGCAAGATCAACATCACAG GCCTTCACAATGTGCTGGATCTGGCTCTGGAGAACTGCTTACGTCTCTTTGTGCCCAGCACCATCGGAGCGTTTGGTCCTTCCTCCCCCCGTGACCCTGCACCTGACCTGTGTGTCCAGAGGCCTCGCACCATCTATGGGGTGTCCAAAGTGCATGGAGAACTAATGGGGGAG TACCTCCACCATAAATATGGACTGGACTTCCGTTGCCTACGCTACCCTGGTGTGATCTCAGCTACCACACAGCCTGGTGGAGGAACAACAG ACTATGCTGTTCAGATCTTCCATGACGCCGTCAGCACTGGACATCACGAGTGCTACTTGCGTCCCGACACGCGCCTTCCCATGATGCACATTGCCGACTGCCACCGCGCCACTGTAGAGTTCATGCAGGCCCCGAAGTGTCAGCTATCGCTGCGCACCTACAACATTGATGCCATGAGCTTCACCCCAGAGGAGGTGGCCCAGGAGATCCGCAAGCACCTGCCACACCTAAAGGTCACCTACAACCCTGACTCTGTCCGCCAGACCATCG CTGACAGCTGGCCAGTGAGATTTGATGATTCCAATGCTCGGAGAGACTGGGGTTGGAAACCAGACTACGTTCTTGAAGAGCTGGTGATAGATATGATCAAATCCATCCGCAACAAGAGGGCCGATGAAGGACTACCAGTCAGCTAG
- the tdh2 gene encoding L-threonine dehydrogenase 2 isoform X2 has translation MLSGVRHFLPSALSDSLCRDCLSRTRCLPSRSFSWTPRQMSRWNSQDYSEPLEDNPRVLITGGLGQLGVGLAQMLRKQYGRDNVILSDIKKPPSEVFSSGPFVYADVLDYKSLRELIVNNRITWMVHYSALLSAVGEANVALARKINITGLHNVLDLALENCLRLFVPSTIGAFGPSSPRDPAPDLCVQRPRTIYGVSKVHGELMGEYLHHKYGLDFRCLRYPGVISATTQPGGGTTDYAVQIFHDAVSTGHHECYLRPDTRLPMMHIADCHRATVEFMQAPKCQLSLRTYNIDAMSFTPEEVAQEIRKHLPHLKVTYNPDSVRQTIADSWPVRFDDSNARRDWGWKPDYVLEELVIDMIKSIRNKRADEGLPVS, from the exons ATGCTATCGGGTGTGCGGCACTTTTTGCCTTCGGCACTGTCCGATTCGTTGTGCCGCGACTGTCTCAGCCGCACGCGTTGCTTGCCGTCCCGAAGCTTTAGTTGGACGCCGAGACAAATGAGCAGATGGAACAGTCAGGACTACAGCGAGCCTCTGGAGGACAACCCGAGGGTCCTCATTACAG GTGGTCTTGGACAATTAGGTGTGGGGCTTGCCCAAATGTTGAG GAAACAATATGGAAGAGATAACGTTATCCTCTCAGATATCAAGAAGCCTCCATCAGAGGTGTTCAGTAGTG GTCCATTTGTGTATGCCGATGTGCTGGACTACAAGAGCCTACGGGAGCTGATTGTCAACAATCGCATCACCTGGATGGTGCATTACAGCGCCCTTCTGAGTGCCGTCGGCGAGGCCAACGTCGCCTTGGCACGCAAGATCAACATCACAG GCCTTCACAATGTGCTGGATCTGGCTCTGGAGAACTGCTTACGTCTCTTTGTGCCCAGCACCATCGGAGCGTTTGGTCCTTCCTCCCCCCGTGACCCTGCACCTGACCTGTGTGTCCAGAGGCCTCGCACCATCTATGGGGTGTCCAAAGTGCATGGAGAACTAATGGGGGAG TACCTCCACCATAAATATGGACTGGACTTCCGTTGCCTACGCTACCCTGGTGTGATCTCAGCTACCACACAGCCTGGTGGAGGAACAACAG ACTATGCTGTTCAGATCTTCCATGACGCCGTCAGCACTGGACATCACGAGTGCTACTTGCGTCCCGACACGCGCCTTCCCATGATGCACATTGCCGACTGCCACCGCGCCACTGTAGAGTTCATGCAGGCCCCGAAGTGTCAGCTATCGCTGCGCACCTACAACATTGATGCCATGAGCTTCACCCCAGAGGAGGTGGCCCAGGAGATCCGCAAGCACCTGCCACACCTAAAGGTCACCTACAACCCTGACTCTGTCCGCCAGACCATCG CTGACAGCTGGCCAGTGAGATTTGATGATTCCAATGCTCGGAGAGACTGGGGTTGGAAACCAGACTACGTTCTTGAAGAGCTGGTGATAGATATGATCAAATCCATCCGCAACAAGAGGGCCGATGAAGGACTACCAGTCAGCTAG